The Lutibacter profundi genome includes a region encoding these proteins:
- the rplI gene encoding 50S ribosomal protein L9, producing the protein MEIILKQDVENLGFKDDVVTVKNGYGRNYLIPHGFAVLATTSAKKVLAETLKQRAFKEEKLIKDATKIAEAIKVLEIKITAKTGDGSKLFGSINNSNVAEALATAGQDVDKKFIKVEGGNIKRLGKYNTIIRLHRAVIVEIPIEIIAEAN; encoded by the coding sequence ATGGAAATTATATTAAAACAAGACGTTGAAAACTTAGGTTTTAAAGATGATGTTGTAACTGTGAAAAACGGTTATGGTCGTAACTATTTAATACCTCATGGATTTGCTGTATTGGCAACAACTTCAGCGAAAAAAGTACTTGCAGAAACATTAAAGCAACGCGCCTTTAAAGAAGAAAAACTAATAAAAGATGCAACTAAAATTGCTGAAGCTATTAAAGTTTTGGAAATTAAGATTACTGCAAAAACAGGTGATGGCTCTAAGTTATTTGGATCAATAAATAATAGTAATGTAGCAGAAGCTTTGGCAACAGCAGGACAAGATGTTGACAAAAAATTTATTAAAGTTGAAGGTGGAAACATTAAAAGACTTGGTAAATACAACACTATAATTAGGTTGCACAGAGCTGTAATTGTAGAAATACCAATTGAAATTATTGCAGAAGCAAACTAA
- the rpsR gene encoding 30S ribosomal protein S18, protein MSIEQQSKAGKQGDVRYLTPLDIDTKQVKKYCRFKKNGIKYIDYKDAKFLLYLVNEQGKILPRRLTGTSLKYQRKVSVAIKRARHLALMPYVADMLK, encoded by the coding sequence ATGTCTATAGAACAACAATCAAAAGCAGGAAAACAAGGTGATGTTCGTTACCTAACTCCATTAGATATTGACACTAAACAAGTAAAAAAATACTGTCGTTTCAAAAAGAATGGTATCAAGTATATTGATTATAAAGATGCTAAATTCTTATTGTATTTAGTTAATGAACAAGGTAAAATTTTACCTCGTCGTTTAACAGGAACTTCATTAAAATATCAACGTAAAGTATCTGTCGCTATTAAAAGAGCGCGTCATTTGGCTTTAATGCCTTATGTTGCAGATATGCTAAAATAA
- the rpsF gene encoding 30S ribosomal protein S6, which produces MNHYETVFILNPVLSDTQIKETVQKFEDYLVSKGAEMISKEDWGLKKLAYTIQNKKSGFYHLFEYKVDGEAITPFELEFRRDDSVMRYLTVKLDKHAIAWAEKRRERNKAFKK; this is translated from the coding sequence ATGAATCATTACGAAACTGTTTTCATTTTGAATCCCGTTTTATCTGATACTCAGATAAAGGAAACAGTACAGAAGTTCGAGGACTATCTTGTTTCCAAAGGTGCCGAAATGATATCAAAGGAAGATTGGGGGCTGAAAAAATTAGCCTATACAATCCAAAATAAAAAAAGTGGTTTTTATCACTTATTTGAATACAAAGTTGATGGAGAAGCAATTACTCCATTTGAACTTGAATTTAGGAGAGATGATAGCGTTATGCGTTATTTAACTGTAAAGTTAGATAAACATGCTATTGCTTGGGCTGAAAAAAGAAGAGAAAGAAATAAAGCATTCAAAAAATAA
- the priA gene encoding replication restart helicase PriA translates to MNYFINVILPIPLQKLFTYKITEAEATFLSKGMRVAVEFGKSKVYTALVYKIHNEPPIGYEAKDIHQILDETPIVNEFQLKHWEWIANYYMCSLGEVYRAAMPSAFLLESETEIKLVQSFSNEEILSSDEFLIFEALQHQSRLSIQQIIEILGKKSIFPIIKRLIEKNVITVKEQIYEQYKPKLIKYIHLKEEWSTDSKLNDLLESLSRAKKQRDVVLTYFQLKATKKPIEVSQLQKKSNCSTAVIKSLIDKGVFEYYFIQTDRINFTGNSSEIKELTEHQQIAYTTIKENFKTKQTVLLKGITSSGKTEIYVKLIKALLKNNKQVLYLLPEIALTTQLIERLQYYFGEYLSVFHSKYSMNERVEVWNNVIANKQKAQLILGARSSLFLPFSSLELIIVDEEHEPSFKQYDPAPRYHARDASIVLAKMHSAKVLLGSATPSIESYYNAQQGKYGFVELNRRFGNVLLPEIELVNIKEKHRKKRMKGHFSDRLIEMITEAIENKEQVILFQNRRGYAPIVECDTCGVSPQCPQCDVSLTFHSYKKELRCHYCGYRQSMLHNCSACGSEKLNTKGFGTEQIEIELEELFPTAKIGRMDLDTTRGKYGYQKILGKFQAQEIDVLVGTQMLSKGLDFANVSLVGILNADNMLNFPDFRAHERSYQLMVQVSGRAGRVKKRGKVAIQTFNPFHQILQQVSTNSYEEMYKEQLDERWQYHYPPFFRLIKITLRHKDFNRVDEAANWLGKSLTAIFKENVLGPSIPSISRIRNYYIRTLIVKIPQKHSLIVTKKNILRVKNTFQAIKEFRSIRFNIDVDNY, encoded by the coding sequence TTGAACTATTTTATAAATGTTATTTTACCAATACCACTTCAAAAGTTATTTACCTATAAAATAACTGAGGCAGAAGCTACTTTTTTAAGTAAAGGAATGCGTGTTGCTGTAGAATTTGGCAAATCAAAAGTATACACAGCTTTGGTATACAAAATTCATAATGAACCACCAATTGGCTATGAAGCTAAAGATATTCATCAAATTTTAGATGAAACTCCAATAGTAAATGAATTTCAATTGAAACATTGGGAATGGATTGCCAATTATTACATGTGTTCTTTAGGAGAAGTTTACAGAGCTGCAATGCCTTCTGCATTTTTACTTGAAAGTGAAACAGAAATTAAATTGGTTCAAAGCTTTTCAAATGAAGAAATACTTTCTAGTGATGAATTTCTAATTTTTGAAGCTTTACAACACCAGTCTCGACTCTCTATTCAACAAATAATTGAGATTTTAGGTAAAAAATCTATATTTCCTATTATTAAACGTTTAATTGAAAAAAATGTAATTACGGTAAAAGAGCAAATTTATGAACAATACAAACCAAAACTAATAAAATACATTCATTTAAAAGAGGAGTGGAGTACAGATAGTAAGTTAAATGATTTATTAGAAAGTTTGAGTAGAGCAAAAAAACAACGCGATGTTGTTTTAACTTATTTTCAACTGAAGGCAACTAAAAAACCAATTGAAGTTTCCCAACTTCAAAAAAAATCAAATTGTTCAACAGCAGTTATAAAATCACTGATTGATAAGGGTGTTTTTGAGTATTATTTTATTCAGACAGACAGGATTAATTTCACAGGGAATTCTTCAGAAATAAAAGAATTAACGGAGCATCAACAAATTGCATATACTACCATTAAAGAAAATTTTAAAACCAAACAAACAGTTTTATTAAAAGGGATTACAAGTAGTGGAAAAACAGAAATTTATGTTAAGTTAATTAAAGCTTTACTTAAAAACAACAAGCAGGTATTATACTTGCTGCCTGAGATTGCTTTAACCACGCAACTAATAGAAAGGTTACAATATTATTTTGGAGAATATTTATCGGTTTTCCACTCTAAATACTCCATGAATGAACGTGTTGAAGTTTGGAATAATGTTATAGCTAACAAACAAAAAGCCCAGCTAATTTTGGGGGCTCGTTCTTCATTGTTTTTACCTTTTTCTAGTTTAGAATTGATTATTGTTGATGAAGAGCATGAACCGTCTTTTAAGCAATATGACCCTGCTCCAAGATACCATGCTAGAGATGCTTCAATAGTTTTAGCAAAAATGCATAGCGCAAAAGTACTTCTTGGCTCTGCAACACCTTCTATTGAAAGTTACTACAATGCACAACAGGGTAAATATGGGTTTGTTGAATTAAATAGACGCTTTGGAAATGTATTATTACCTGAAATTGAACTGGTAAATATTAAAGAGAAGCATCGAAAGAAAAGGATGAAAGGTCATTTCTCTGATCGTTTAATAGAGATGATTACAGAAGCTATCGAAAATAAAGAACAAGTTATTTTATTTCAAAATAGGAGAGGTTATGCGCCTATTGTAGAGTGTGATACTTGCGGTGTTTCGCCTCAATGTCCACAATGTGATGTGAGTTTAACATTTCATAGCTATAAAAAAGAATTGCGTTGCCATTATTGTGGCTATCGCCAATCTATGCTGCACAATTGTAGCGCTTGCGGAAGTGAAAAATTAAACACCAAAGGTTTTGGTACCGAGCAAATTGAGATAGAGCTAGAAGAACTATTTCCAACTGCTAAAATTGGAAGAATGGATTTAGATACAACGCGTGGAAAATATGGATATCAAAAAATATTAGGTAAATTTCAAGCTCAAGAAATTGATGTTTTGGTTGGTACACAAATGCTTTCTAAGGGGTTAGATTTTGCAAACGTATCCTTAGTAGGTATCTTAAATGCTGACAATATGCTGAATTTCCCTGATTTTAGAGCTCATGAGAGAAGTTATCAATTAATGGTACAAGTTTCAGGTAGAGCAGGACGAGTTAAAAAAAGGGGAAAAGTAGCCATACAAACCTTCAACCCATTTCATCAAATATTACAACAAGTTTCTACTAATTCTTATGAAGAAATGTATAAAGAACAATTAGATGAGCGTTGGCAATATCATTATCCTCCATTTTTTAGATTGATAAAAATAACATTACGACACAAAGATTTTAATAGGGTAGATGAAGCTGCAAACTGGCTAGGTAAATCGTTAACGGCTATTTTTAAAGAAAATGTTTTAGGCCCTTCAATACCATCTATCTCTAGAATAAGAAATTATTATATTAGAACATTAATTGTGAAAATTCCTCAAAAACATTCTTTAATTGTCACTAAAAAAAACATATTACGTGTAAAAAATACATTTCAGGCGATCAAAGAATTTCGGTCTATCCGGTTTAATATTGATGTAGACAATTATTAA
- a CDS encoding cytochrome-c peroxidase encodes MRKFLLLTILITSVFSCTTNKKEKQPKVEDNSAYVALQKTASSMFGVLPTSAKSKDNPLTKKKVALGKKLFLDKRLSKDNTQSCNTCHNLKTYGVDNLSTSPGNNGGFGTRNSPTVFNAALHVAQFWDGREPDVEAQAGGPILNPVEMAMPSEKVVVKRLSKIDEYNKLFAKVFPNDKEPITYKNIEKAIGAFERTLITPSRFDEFIKGDLSALTTEEKEGLQLFIDKGCVACHSGNAIGGKIFQKFGIYDDYWKYTKSKKIDNGKFDVTKNENDKYIFKSPSLRNIEKTYPYFHDGSIKDLKEAVSIMAKIQLNKDFSEKELNALVQFLNSLTAKIPETI; translated from the coding sequence ATGAGAAAATTTTTATTACTAACTATACTAATAACAAGCGTTTTTAGTTGCACAACTAACAAAAAAGAAAAACAACCTAAGGTTGAAGATAATTCGGCATATGTTGCGTTACAAAAAACAGCTTCATCAATGTTTGGAGTATTGCCAACTTCAGCAAAAAGTAAGGATAACCCATTAACCAAAAAAAAAGTAGCTTTGGGAAAAAAGCTTTTTTTAGATAAAAGATTGTCTAAAGATAATACTCAGAGTTGCAATACTTGTCATAATTTAAAAACTTATGGTGTTGACAATTTAAGTACTTCACCCGGTAATAATGGAGGTTTTGGCACAAGAAACTCACCTACAGTTTTTAATGCAGCGCTTCATGTAGCACAGTTTTGGGATGGTAGAGAACCTGATGTTGAAGCACAAGCAGGTGGTCCAATTTTAAATCCAGTTGAAATGGCTATGCCTAGTGAAAAAGTTGTTGTGAAACGACTTTCAAAGATTGACGAATACAACAAGTTATTTGCCAAAGTATTTCCTAATGATAAAGAGCCTATTACCTATAAAAATATTGAGAAAGCAATTGGAGCATTTGAGAGAACACTAATAACGCCTTCACGATTTGATGAATTTATTAAAGGTGATTTATCGGCTCTTACAACTGAAGAAAAAGAAGGTTTACAATTATTTATAGATAAAGGTTGTGTTGCTTGCCATTCCGGCAATGCAATTGGCGGGAAAATTTTTCAAAAATTTGGAATTTATGATGACTATTGGAAATATACTAAAAGTAAAAAAATTGATAATGGTAAATTTGATGTTACAAAAAATGAAAATGATAAGTATATCTTCAAATCTCCCTCATTAAGAAATATAGAAAAAACATATCCATATTTTCATGATGGTAGTATTAAAGATTTAAAAGAAGCAGTTTCAATAATGGCTAAAATACAATTGAATAAAGATTTTTCAGAAAAAGAATTAAATGCTTTGGTACAGTTTTTAAATTCATTAACAGCAAAAATACCTGAAACCATATAA
- a CDS encoding THUMP domain-containing class I SAM-dependent RNA methyltransferase, which translates to MNRDFRMVATTMFGFEELLVTELKNLGAQDIEAGVRSVSFKGDKGFMYKANLALRTAIRILKPIKRFRVADEDDLYKKLMKIEWENYLSVDSTFSIGAVVNSNNFTTNSHYISLKSKDAIADYFRNKYHKRPNVDVKHPDLKIHVHIQKDFCSVSLDSSGDSLHKRGYRSSTNIAPINEVLAAGLVLLSGYTGDCNFIDPMCGSGTILIEAAMIANNIPANINRKEFGFEKWIDYDEDLFFIIQDSLLKKIRSSHFKIMGFDKAPSAIRKAKENIENANLEEFIGVHHVNFFNSMKEVFGQTIILFNPPYGERLNIDVQEFYKKIGDTLKQGYPDSTVWFITSDFEALKYVGLRTSRKIPVKNGDLNCKFVRYDMYAGSKKAKKKTPKEEEDL; encoded by the coding sequence ATGAATCGAGATTTTAGAATGGTTGCTACTACCATGTTTGGGTTTGAAGAATTATTGGTAACGGAGCTTAAAAATTTAGGAGCTCAAGATATTGAAGCAGGTGTTAGAAGTGTGTCTTTCAAAGGTGATAAGGGTTTTATGTATAAGGCAAATTTAGCTTTACGTACAGCGATTAGGATACTAAAACCTATTAAGCGTTTTAGAGTTGCAGATGAAGATGATTTATATAAAAAACTAATGAAAATTGAATGGGAGAACTACTTGAGTGTTGATAGTACTTTTTCAATAGGAGCCGTAGTAAATTCTAATAATTTCACAACGAACTCCCATTATATTTCATTAAAATCTAAAGATGCAATTGCAGATTATTTTAGAAATAAATATCATAAAAGACCCAATGTAGATGTTAAACACCCTGATCTTAAAATACATGTGCATATACAAAAAGATTTTTGCTCAGTTTCTTTAGATAGTTCTGGTGATTCTTTGCATAAACGTGGATATAGAAGTTCTACCAACATTGCACCAATTAATGAAGTTTTAGCTGCTGGTTTGGTGTTGCTTTCGGGTTATACAGGAGATTGTAATTTTATTGATCCAATGTGTGGTTCAGGAACTATTTTAATTGAAGCAGCTATGATTGCAAATAATATTCCTGCAAATATTAATAGAAAAGAATTTGGTTTTGAAAAATGGATAGATTACGATGAAGATTTATTCTTTATAATTCAAGATTCTTTATTGAAAAAAATACGGAGTTCTCATTTTAAAATTATGGGATTTGATAAGGCACCCTCAGCAATAAGAAAAGCAAAAGAAAATATTGAAAATGCCAACTTAGAAGAATTTATTGGTGTACATCATGTAAATTTCTTTAATTCAATGAAGGAAGTATTTGGGCAAACAATTATTTTATTCAATCCTCCTTATGGAGAACGATTAAATATTGATGTTCAAGAGTTTTATAAAAAAATAGGAGATACGCTTAAGCAAGGTTATCCAGATTCTACAGTGTGGTTTATTACATCAGATTTTGAAGCCTTGAAATACGTTGGTTTAAGAACTTCAAGAAAAATCCCTGTTAAAAATGGCGATTTGAATTGTAAATTTGTACGGTATGACATGTATGCAGGCAGTAAAAAAGCAAAAAAGAAAACACCAAAAGAGGAAGAAGATTTGTAA
- a CDS encoding SAM-dependent methyltransferase, with the protein MNKNKDWFESWFNTRYYHILYAHRDYSEAQKFIQNITTVLNLKKDDILLDLGCGKGRHAIYLNALGFHVVGADLSKNSIEYAKQFENESLKFMEHDMRTPLTSTYNAIFNLFTSFGFFEDDNEDIAVLQHIKNGLKPTGNAVIDFMNVEKVISNLVSEEIQTIEGITFEIKRYIQNGFIVKEINFNSEGDHHTYFEKVKILDLPKIKKYLKAVNFEIKHIFGNYQLEKFNQKNSDRLILVLE; encoded by the coding sequence ATGAATAAAAATAAAGATTGGTTTGAATCGTGGTTTAACACGAGATATTATCATATTCTATATGCTCACAGAGATTATTCTGAAGCTCAGAAATTTATACAGAACATTACAACCGTTTTAAATTTAAAAAAAGATGATATATTGTTAGATTTAGGATGTGGAAAAGGGCGTCATGCAATTTATTTAAACGCATTGGGTTTTCATGTTGTTGGAGCTGATTTATCTAAAAACAGTATTGAATATGCTAAACAATTTGAAAATGAATCGTTAAAATTTATGGAGCACGATATGCGTACCCCACTTACATCTACCTATAATGCCATTTTTAATTTATTTACAAGTTTTGGTTTTTTTGAAGATGACAATGAAGATATAGCGGTACTTCAACATATAAAAAACGGGTTAAAACCTACTGGAAACGCTGTTATAGATTTTATGAATGTAGAGAAAGTTATCTCAAATTTAGTTTCTGAAGAAATCCAAACCATTGAAGGAATTACTTTTGAAATAAAAAGATACATACAAAATGGGTTTATTGTTAAAGAAATTAACTTTAACTCAGAAGGCGACCATCATACGTACTTTGAAAAAGTTAAAATTTTAGACCTCCCAAAAATTAAAAAATATTTAAAGGCTGTTAATTTTGAAATAAAACATATTTTTGGGAATTATCAATTAGAGAAATTTAATCAGAAAAATTCAGATCGTTTAATTTTAGTTTTAGAATGA
- a CDS encoding ZIP family metal transporter codes for MTYIALILSVLVGLAIVFGLKPNNKTIQLLLAFSGAYLLSISILHLLPEVYTTKEVNVGLFILIGLLLQLILDFFSKGAEHGHIHEKKNTIFPWALFISLSIHAFMEGIPLAHNLHHERLLWAIVVHKIPISIILGTFFVNSNIPKFNAIAFLLLFSLMSPLGSLAGENFHFLTIYKTEITAIIIGIFLHISTIILFESSKDHTFNLFKFIAILIGMFVAYLV; via the coding sequence ATGACATACATTGCTCTTATATTATCAGTTTTAGTGGGGCTTGCAATTGTTTTTGGTTTAAAACCAAATAACAAGACTATTCAATTGTTATTAGCTTTTAGTGGAGCTTATTTACTCTCTATCTCCATTCTTCATCTATTACCTGAAGTTTATACAACTAAAGAGGTTAATGTTGGATTATTTATACTTATTGGGTTGCTATTACAGCTCATTTTAGATTTTTTTTCAAAAGGAGCAGAACATGGTCATATTCATGAAAAAAAGAATACCATTTTTCCTTGGGCTTTATTTATAAGTTTAAGTATTCATGCTTTTATGGAAGGTATTCCTTTAGCTCATAATCTTCATCATGAGCGTTTACTATGGGCTATTGTTGTTCATAAAATACCTATATCTATAATACTTGGAACTTTTTTTGTAAATTCAAACATTCCAAAATTTAATGCAATCGCATTTTTGTTACTATTTTCATTGATGTCTCCATTAGGAAGTTTAGCAGGTGAAAATTTTCATTTTTTAACAATTTATAAAACTGAAATCACAGCCATTATTATTGGAATATTTTTACATATTTCAACAATTATACTATTTGAGTCTTCAAAAGATCACACATTTAACCTTTTTAAATTTATTGCTATATTAATTGGAATGTTTGTGGCCTATTTAGTATAA
- the recQ gene encoding DNA helicase RecQ: MNGKDIDLHEALKKYFGFDKFKGLQEDVVKSILKGNDTFVIMPTGGGKSLCYQLPALMKEGTAIVVSPLIALMKNQVDAIRGISSEYGIAHVLNSSLNKTDVAQVKSDIEKGITKLLYVAPESLIKEEYIDFLQKQTISFVAIDEAHCISEWGHDFRPEYRNLKNIIEKIDDVPIIGLTATATEKVQEDILKTLGMSKAKTFKASFNRPNLFYDVRPKTKNINGDIIRFIRQHANKSGIIYCLSRKKVEEIAQVLQVNGVKAVPYHAGLDSKTRVKHQDMFLMEDVDVVVATIAFGMGIDKPDVRFVIHHDIPKSLESYYQETGRAGRDGGEGYCLAYYAYKDIEKLEKFLSGKPIAEQEIGNALLQEVVGYAETSMSRRKYLLHYFGEDFDEVNGLGANMDDNVVNPKKKHEANKDLKILLEVVKKTNQKYKAKELVNTLIGKVNALLKSHKTDNQPFFGCGKNQTDKYWMALIRQALVAGFIRKEIEEYGVIKITEKGLKYIENPTSFMMTEDHIYDENDDSSIITNTKSNSAAADEVLVKLLKNLQKSVAKKNGVPPYAVFQEPSLDDMALKYPITIDELKNIYGVGEGKAKKFGKPFVELISKYVKENDILRPDDFVVKSTGVNSGLKLYIIQNTDRKIPLMDIAKSKGLKFDELIEEMQRIVYSGTKLNIDYCINEMLDEEQQEEIFDYFMESESDKIQDAMDEFDGDYDDEELRLMRIKFISQVAN; encoded by the coding sequence ATGAACGGTAAAGATATAGATTTACATGAGGCTTTAAAAAAGTACTTTGGATTTGATAAATTTAAAGGACTACAAGAAGATGTTGTAAAAAGTATATTAAAAGGAAATGATACTTTTGTTATAATGCCCACTGGAGGTGGAAAATCTCTTTGCTACCAGCTACCCGCTTTAATGAAAGAGGGTACAGCTATTGTTGTTTCACCATTAATAGCATTAATGAAAAATCAAGTTGATGCAATAAGAGGGATCTCCTCGGAATATGGAATAGCTCACGTGTTAAACTCTTCATTAAATAAAACCGACGTAGCACAAGTTAAAAGTGATATAGAAAAAGGAATTACCAAATTGTTGTATGTAGCTCCAGAATCATTAATAAAAGAGGAATACATTGATTTTTTACAAAAACAAACTATTTCATTTGTTGCAATTGATGAAGCACACTGTATTTCAGAATGGGGACATGACTTTAGACCAGAATACAGGAACCTTAAAAATATTATTGAAAAAATTGATGACGTTCCTATTATTGGGTTAACAGCTACCGCAACTGAAAAGGTGCAAGAAGACATTTTGAAAACACTTGGAATGTCTAAAGCAAAAACGTTTAAAGCATCTTTTAATCGTCCTAATTTATTTTATGATGTTCGCCCAAAAACTAAAAATATCAATGGTGATATTATTCGGTTTATTCGCCAGCATGCTAATAAATCAGGTATTATTTATTGCCTTAGCAGAAAAAAAGTAGAAGAAATTGCTCAAGTTTTGCAAGTTAATGGTGTAAAAGCAGTTCCTTATCATGCTGGATTGGATAGCAAAACAAGAGTGAAACATCAAGATATGTTTTTAATGGAAGATGTAGATGTTGTAGTAGCAACAATTGCATTTGGAATGGGAATTGATAAACCTGATGTTCGGTTTGTAATTCACCATGATATTCCCAAAAGTTTAGAAAGTTATTATCAAGAAACGGGTAGAGCAGGCCGTGATGGCGGTGAAGGCTATTGTTTGGCTTATTATGCTTATAAAGATATTGAAAAATTAGAGAAATTTTTATCAGGAAAACCAATTGCTGAACAAGAAATAGGAAATGCTCTGTTGCAAGAAGTTGTAGGATATGCAGAAACCTCTATGTCTCGTAGAAAATATTTATTACATTATTTTGGAGAAGATTTTGATGAAGTTAACGGCTTAGGTGCCAATATGGATGATAATGTTGTGAACCCTAAGAAAAAACATGAAGCTAACAAGGATTTAAAAATATTACTGGAAGTAGTAAAAAAAACAAACCAAAAATATAAAGCAAAAGAACTAGTTAATACTTTAATTGGGAAAGTAAATGCTTTATTAAAGTCTCATAAAACAGACAATCAACCTTTTTTTGGTTGTGGAAAAAATCAAACCGACAAATATTGGATGGCTTTAATTAGACAAGCACTAGTTGCCGGATTTATTAGAAAAGAAATTGAAGAATATGGTGTAATTAAAATTACTGAAAAAGGGTTGAAATACATAGAAAATCCTACATCTTTTATGATGACTGAAGATCATATTTATGATGAAAATGACGATTCAAGTATTATAACCAATACTAAAAGTAACTCAGCAGCTGCAGATGAAGTTTTAGTAAAACTATTGAAAAATTTACAAAAATCAGTTGCTAAAAAAAATGGTGTTCCTCCATACGCTGTATTTCAAGAGCCTTCATTGGATGATATGGCTTTAAAATACCCTATTACAATTGATGAATTAAAAAATATTTATGGAGTTGGAGAAGGGAAAGCTAAAAAATTTGGTAAGCCTTTTGTTGAGTTAATTTCAAAGTATGTTAAAGAAAATGATATTTTACGTCCTGATGATTTTGTTGTTAAAAGTACAGGTGTAAACTCTGGATTAAAATTATATATCATTCAAAATACCGATAGAAAGATTCCTTTGATGGATATTGCCAAGTCAAAAGGACTCAAATTTGACGAGTTAATTGAAGAAATGCAACGAATTGTATACAGTGGTACAAAATTAAATATTGATTATTGTATTAATGAAATGCTTGATGAGGAGCAACAAGAAGAAATTTTCGACTATTTTATGGAATCCGAAAGTGATAAAATTCAAGATGCAATGGATGAGTTTGATGGCGATTATGACGATGAAGAATTGCGTTTAATGCGTATAAAATTTATAAGTCAGGTTGCTAATTAA
- a CDS encoding KpsF/GutQ family sugar-phosphate isomerase, with translation MKNKNRILENAKLTILAESEAIANLVNFLNDDFKNAVNFIHNSKGRVIVTGIGKSAHIASKIVATFNSTGTPAIFMHAADAIHGDLGIIQKNDVVICISKSGNTPEIKVLVPLIKNYGNKIIAITGNTQSFLGINAHFTISSYVKKEACPNNLAPTTSTTAQVVIGDALAVCLLELNNFSSNDFAKYHPGGALGKKLYLRVRDLIEKNEIPQVILTTPIKDVIIEISKKRLGCTAVIENNKIVGIITDGDLRRMLKNNSDISYLIAKDIMSKKPKTIKVDAMAIKALETMENNNITQILVEKDSNYVGVVHLHDLLKEGIF, from the coding sequence TTGAAAAATAAAAATAGAATACTAGAAAATGCAAAGCTTACAATTTTAGCTGAAAGCGAAGCGATTGCGAATTTAGTTAATTTTTTAAATGATGATTTCAAAAATGCAGTAAACTTTATACATAATTCTAAAGGAAGGGTTATTGTAACAGGTATAGGTAAAAGTGCTCATATTGCTTCTAAAATTGTTGCAACATTTAATTCTACAGGTACACCAGCAATTTTTATGCACGCAGCTGATGCAATACATGGCGATTTGGGAATTATTCAAAAAAATGACGTTGTTATTTGTATTTCTAAAAGTGGAAATACTCCAGAAATTAAAGTTTTAGTACCCTTAATTAAAAATTATGGCAACAAAATTATTGCAATAACAGGCAACACGCAGTCATTTTTGGGAATTAATGCTCATTTTACAATAAGTTCATATGTTAAAAAAGAAGCTTGTCCAAATAATTTAGCTCCAACAACTAGCACTACGGCACAAGTTGTAATAGGAGATGCTTTGGCTGTATGTTTATTAGAGTTAAATAATTTTTCAAGTAATGATTTTGCTAAATATCATCCTGGAGGCGCATTGGGTAAAAAATTATATTTAAGAGTACGCGATTTAATTGAAAAGAATGAAATTCCACAAGTAATTTTAACCACTCCTATTAAAGATGTTATTATTGAAATATCTAAAAAGCGTTTGGGTTGTACAGCTGTTATTGAAAACAATAAAATTGTTGGAATTATAACAGATGGAGATTTAAGACGAATGCTAAAAAACAATTCAGATATTAGTTACTTAATTGCGAAAGATATAATGAGTAAAAAACCAAAGACTATTAAAGTTGATGCTATGGCAATTAAAGCTTTAGAAACTATGGAAAATAATAATATTACTCAAATTTTAGTTGAAAAAGATTCGAATTATGTTGGTGTTGTACATTTGCATGACTTGTTAAAAGAAGGTATATTTTAA